GGCTGACAGGTGCACTGGCGAATCAGGTAGACCACTGGCCTGAAATTATAGGTAGCCAATCAGCACAAAACAACGCTAACACTGTCATCAATCAATTTCTAACAGTTTAGTACCGATGTTGTCCATGACGTGTGCACCGAAGATGTAAAACCGAATAAATGCATCTGTATAGCTATCGACTTGATAGAACCTTTTGCAGGCATAGTACTATGAATGAGACAAATGAGGTCGTTCTTGCTAGTTACCACTCATTAGTTTTCTATATTAAAGAGACTTGAACATAATTTTGCGGACTTGAAGCGTAAACCATAACGGTGCATAAACGTGTTATAACCACTAACTTTTCACTTCATTTATATTGGGTTGGTTAAAGAAGATCACTACTTCAATCTAATCCATTGCCTGCCGCTGGGATGTACAAGACGAACGAAATGTCGCGATCACATGGTCAATGATGTTCCATACATCATAAAGACATTTACCATATCCCTATGGTTCAGATGTGAAAGAGCTACCTTATGTGCAGATACAACTGCGAGACGCTGCATTCTTTATTTAAAGCAGGGTCCCTGTAAGCTCTGTCAAAACATCCATGTTTTTGAAGCTCGCTGCTGCATCTACACTGGGATTATTACTTCTTCGATTTGGCTTTATTTGTGTATCCAGTAGGCTTGAGAGCATCACAAGAGAATCGCGTGAGTCCTGACATGGCCTTTCTCGCACATCCATGTGCTTTAAGGCATTTAGTGCATCCTGCACTTAAGATTCTGGCTAGTTTTCGAGGCGAAGGGACGCCCCCATCGGAAGCGTTAGTGATTTTTGAAGATGATCGAAGCGGAATACAAACGAAGTTTAAAGCTGGATGATTCTCCGTTGGAAATTTTGCTGTTTAAATTTCGCCGGAGCTGCTGGGGAGATGCAAGAGGGGTGAGCAGTTTCACCTTTCTTGCTCTGGTGTGGGCGAAGCGCCACGACGTTAATCCAAACGGAGTTTGGAAATCCAGTGTGAAATCCACATGTCTAAACCTGATTCTTACTAAGTACCATGACGTAGAGTTTTCAAAATAGTAAACAAGGAAAGGGGCAAAAATGAGTCAGCGTTGAAGCCGCTGACTCGAAGTTTAATATTTCTTTGTTAGAAATTCGCTAAAGCTTAGTTAGGCTTGAAAAACAAACTCTAAACATAAGCTCTAAGCACAAGCATTAGATTAATAATCAAATCCGAGCTGCGCTTTCACGCCATCATTAAAAGCATGTTTGATGGGTTGTACTTCACTGACGGTATCTGCAAGCTCTACTATTTCTCGATGACAAGCGCGGCCAGTAATAATGACATGTTGCATTGGTGGACGGTTTTTAAGGGCTTCGATAACCCGCTCTAATGCAATGTATTTATAGGTCACCATGTAAGTTAGCTCATCTAATAACACTAAGTTAAGCGAATCATCTTTGAGTAACTTCTCGGCATCCTGCCAAGCTGATTCAGCAGCTGCAACGTCTTTTTCACGGTCTTGAGTTTCCCAAGTAAAACCAGTACCCATCACGTAAAAATCAACGCCGACTTTTTCAAGTAGGTTACGTTCACCACATTCCCAGCCGCCTTTGATAAACTGCACAACCGCCGCTTTTTGACCATGACCTACACAGCGAGTTACTGCACCAAACCCTGAAGTTGATTTGCCCTTACCGTTGCCTGTCAACACCAATAAAATGCCTTTCTCTTCTTGAGCTGCTGCAATTTTAGCATCGACACCTTCTTTGAGCTTTTGTTGGCGCGCTTTATGACGCTCAGCTTTGGTGTCTGAGGTTGTCGCTTCGTTGGCGTCTATTTGTGTGGTTTCATTTTCGTGAGCGCTATTTTCAGTGTCATTATTAGCACCATTGTTAGCGTTGCTGTCAGACTGTGTCATGCAAGACTTCCTGTTAGTTTGTCCATATCTAAATGCGCTTCAAGCACATCGGCTAATCGTTCAAGTTGTTGCTCTCTAAGTTGATTAATATCGATGGCATCAACATATTGTATACCTGCCCAGTTCAATATTAACTGGCAAGCTTGTGGGCTATCAAATAGGCCATGAACATAAGTGCCTAAAATCTGATTATCTGCAGTGATAAAACCTTCGGCAAATTCACTAGTGGCTTGGTCACTTTTAATCATAGTTTCAGCGCTATTTAGGACATGGTGACGAAGCGTCAAAGGCTGAGGTAAGCGTGTTTCGGGGCGATTAAATTGTGTTTCGCCGCAATGGATTTCATATCCAGCCACTTGAGCTTGCTGATTGTTAAGAGAAATCACCCCTTGCACTTGTTGAAGCCGCTTATCATCCGTTAGCAATGTTTCGGTATCAATCAATCCTAAGCCTTTGGATGAACCTGCGTTGTCTTCAACTCCATTGGGGTCGTGTATGGCGTTACCTAACATTTGATACCCCCCACAAATACCAATCACTTTACCGCCATAGCGAAGGTGTCGACTCAGTTCAATATCCCAGCCTTGCTCGCGCATAAATGCTAGATCAGCCCTGACATTTTTACTGCCTGGCAGAATAATCACATCAGCTTGAGGGAAAGCGGCGTTCGCGGCTTGAGTTTGCATACTGACATAATTGAACTCCACATTAGGATTAAGCCTTAATGGATCGAAGTCAGTGTGGTTGCTGATACGCGGAAATACCAATACTAATACTTTTAGTTTTTCTGTCTTAGTTTGCGCTACTGTTTGCGGGCTATCCACCAGCGCATCTTCCGCATCAAGGTGTAAATCATGTAAGTAAGGCAGCACTCCTAACACAGGTTTATTAGTATAGTTTTCAAGCCAGTCGATGCCCGGCTGCAATAAACTAATATCACCTCGAAAACGATTAATCACAAAGCCTTTTACGCGGTTTTGCTCTGATACACTGAGTAGAGCTAACGTGCCGACCAAATGAGCAAACACGCCGCCTTTATCAATGTCGGCAATAATGATCACTGGGCAACCTACCGCTTCAGCAAAGCCCATATTGGCAATATCACCTTCACGTAGGTTTATCTCGGCAGGACTGCCAGCACCTTCAATAATGACCATTTCATATTGCGCAGTTAAGCGCTCAAAAGATTGCAGTACTGCATTCATGGCAACGGACTTGTAGTTCTGGCTTTCGGGTCCAAAAAAAGCTTGCGCCTCAAGTGTGGTTAACGCTTTGCCATGAATAATAACTTGCGAGCCAGTATCTGAACTTGGCTTTAATAAAACAGGGTTAAAGTCAGTATGAGGTTCAAGCTTACATCCTACTGCTTGTAAGGCTTGGGCGCGGCCAATTTCACCACCATCACTGGTTACAGCACTATTGAGCGCCATATTTTGTGGTTTAAATGGTGCAACCTTGATTGCTTTTCTGGCAAATAAACGACACAAACCAGCGACTAAGGTGCTTTTACCCGCATCAGATGTGGTGCCTTGCACCATCAAGGTTTTAGCATCGCCAGCTTGATAAACGTGTTTAATGACGGATTTAGTGGCGAAATTAGAATCTGAATTAGTATCGTGCTTCATCTCAGCAGCACTTTTCACAACAGTATTTTTCACAACTGCATTTTTCATTGCAGGAATTAAATTATCTTGATTGCTCATTAACGCCAATCACCCTTAAGCTTGAATAGGTATATGAAAATGGATTTAATAAACCACAGTACAAAACTGAGTGATTTACTTAAGCGCTAAAGGCAAGCCTGCAATCACTAAAGTGACTTTATCAGCTTGTTTCGCAATAGCTTGATTGAGCCAACCTGCCTCATCAGCAAAACGTCGAGTGAGCTCACCTAATGGCACTATGCCAGAGCCGACTTCGTTACTGATAAAAATAATCTGCCCTTTAAGATTTGGTAAGCATGAAAGCAGGGCTTGTTTTTGTTGTTGCCACAAATCGTCGACGCCATTGCGATGAGTTTCTTCACTGGCAATTAAATGGTTGGTTAGATACAGAGTTAAACAGTCAACCAAAATGACTGTATCATCGGCGTTTTGCTCTATTAAAGTTGACGCTAAGGCAAGTGGAGTTTCAATTAGCTCCCAACTTATATTCGCGTCTACTCTATCTTGTTTATGCTTTGCGATGCGCTGGCTCATTTCCTCATCTAAGGCGGTGGCCGTAGCAATATAAACGCAACGAATGCTTGGCTTAGAATCTTTTTCAACATGCTGTTCGGCACTGTTCTCGACATTATTTTCGCCATAGTGCTCAACAGATTGCTTGAGATGCTTTGCAATCTGCTCTGCAGCATAATTTTCAACAAGCGACTCGCCATAACGACTTTTGCCAGAACGAGCTCCGCCTAAAACAAGATGGATCATTAATTCAAACCTATGGTTAAAAAGATGCAATAACACATCAGTTCACTAATTTGTTGTGCTGCCCCTAAAGTGTCACCTGTATAGCCACCAATTTGGCGATTGAATCCCCAAATCAATAATTGCCTTAACGCGACCAAAGCCAGTAATAAGACAAATGCGACAAGCCCATTTAAGCAGGCTAAAACAGCAAAGCCACTCAAGCATAAGATCAATAAGTCATTGATATGTTGGTGCTGAGCTAAAGGCTTAGATTTACTGCCGTCATCTTCAGTGACATATTGCTCAGAAAAAATCATACTCGCCGCAACAACTCGACTTAAAGGATGCGCTACTATCAAGGCTATTGCTGCTTTTAATGGGCTATAAAGTGCAATTTCAACCAATAGTTGCCACTTTAATAGTAAGGTTAATCCCACCGCTAAGGTGCCATAAGTACCAATGCGAGAATCTTTCATGATTTTCAATTTATCTGCGACTTTCCAGCCACCACCAAAACCGTCGGCGGTGTCAGCTAAACCATCTTCATGAAAGCCACCTGTTATTAATACGCCAGTGATAATGGCTAAGATCACTGCCACACTGTTGGGGAAAATAAACTGAGTTAACCAAAATACCAAAGCACTAGCAGCGCCAACAATAACTCCAACAACGCCAAAATAGCGACTGGCTTTATTAAGTTTATCGCTATCAAATTCAACCCAAGCAGGAATTGGGATCCGCGTAAAAAAACTAACCGCGATTAACAGCAGGTTTAACTGTTTTCTGAGCCAGCCCAGATTTAAAAATGCGCCAGTTTGCGGATCATGAGACATGTGTTAATCCTTGATGAGTTTACTTATCGCTAGCGGGTAAGCTTAAAAATGTTATTTCTAAACCACATTGCTCACACCTGCATTTTCAAAGCTGGCCATTTCATTGTAGAAATTTACCGAAGCTTCAATAATTGGCAGTGCAAGCGCTGCGCCTGTGCCCTCACCTAGTCTTAAACCAAGTGATAGAACTGGCTTGGCATCTAATGCTTCAAGCATTTTTACATGGCCTTGCTCATCAGACTGATGAGCAAAAATCAAATATCCACGTGCATCTGGGTGCAATGCAACGGCAGCTAAAGCGGCAGCAGTTGCAATAAAGCCATCAATCACCACTAACATTCTTTTCTCGGCAGCAGCTAAAATTGCTCCGGTCATTTGCACAATTTCAAAGCCCCCCAAACACGCCAAGATATTTACTGGGTCATTGAGTTTACTTCGATGTAAGTTCATCGCTACAGTTAATAATTCAGTTTTCAACGCAAAAGCTTCATCGTTAATACCAGTGCCGCGGCCAACGCAGTCTTTCACATTAAGCTTTAATAATGCAGCCATAACAGCAGCGGCTGAAGACGTATTACCAATCCCCATCTCGCCAAGGGCAATTAAATTACAGCCAGAGTCATAATGACGTTGCACCACTTCATTGGCATAACTAAAACCATCTTTAACCGACAATAAACTCATGGCAGGCTTTTGGTGAATAGCTTGTGTGCCTGAACCCAATCGATGATTAGTGACACTTGGATGATCACTTGGAGTTAACATTCCGCAGTCAATCACTTCAAGGTTTAAGCCCATTTGACGACAAAAGACATTAATTGCCGCACCGCCAGATGCAAAGTTTGCCACCATTTGTTTGGTAACTTCACTTGGTGCGATAGACACACCGTGAGCAGCAATTCCATGGTCACCAGCAAATACCAACATGGCAGGCTGCTTAATAAACAATTTGTGTCTGCCATTAAATTGTTTAGCAAACTGCACTTTAGCAATTTGCGTTGCCAGTGTTTCTAATAGGCCTAAAGCCCCTAGAGGCTTAGTTTTTTGGTTTATTTTATGTTGGATCTGTTCATCGATATGATGGTTAATAGGATCTACTGCAAACATTTTTATACTCCAAAACAGCGTCTTATCGACGATGGCGTAAAACAAATAAGAAGAACACACTACCAATTGCAGCTGTGATTATCCCCACTGGTAATTCTTGATTGGCAAGTAAACAACGGGCGAATACATCAATCCACACCATAAATAATCCACCGACGAGTGCGGTGGTTAAAATGGGTTGTTGCCCAGGAAACAGTAACCTTACGGTATGAGGGATCATTAGCCCCACAAAGCCAATACCGCCACAACTTGCGACTAATACCGCAGTAATTAACGAGCACAAAATCAACATATATAAACGTAATTTCGAGACGTTAACACCTAAGGAATGTGCAGTTTCATCTCCTGCTTGTATGGCAATAACTTGACGCTTAAATGCCAGAATAATCAATATACTACTGCTTACGACTACAGCAGGTATAACCAGCCCTTGCCAGCTCGCTTTCGCAAAACTGCCTAGACTCCAAAACAATACAGATGCCGCCGCTTGAGGGCTTGAAAAATACAAGACTAAACTGGTGAGTGCGCCAAACATAAACGAGGTAGCCACACCCGATAACAGCATTCTTTCCACTTGGCTTGCGCGGCCAAAACCCGATAAAGACAATACCAATAACACTGAAAAACAAGCGCCAATAAAGGCGCCAATTGGCAAACTAAGGGATGACCAAGACCACCAAGCATCATGGCTAAACCAGCCAGAACGCAATAAAGCATTAGCTAAATGACTGCCTGACTCCGATAACCACTGGTGTACTAGCCCTTGGCTACCAAAAAAGCTCAACACTAAAACAGCGCCAAAAGAGGCACCAGAACTTATACCAAATAAATAGGGATCTGCTAATGGATTTCGGGTGACAGTTTGCAACACACTGCCCGCTAACGCTAAACCTGCACCGGCGATAAAGGCCAGCATTATCCGTGGTAAGCGCAGTTCAAACACAATTCGCTGAGTTATCGCGCTCGTGCCGTCAGAGTTTATTGGGTCTACGCCCAAAATAGATGAAGTAAACAAACTGAACACTTGCTCGAAACTAATATTAGCTGCACCGAAACTCGCAGCAGCTATAGGGGTTATCAGGGTTAATAAAGCCGTTGTCACTATCAACGCTTTATATTTTATGGATGAGGCTGCCAATGTCATGAACCATTCTCCATGTCATGGGAATGTTCGCTTTGATAGCCATAAAAATAAGTAATCAAAGGTTTACCATGTTGAGGATGTTTAGATACCTGACAGCAAACACCAAAAACATCACCGATTATCGCTTCGGTTAACACCTCATCAGGTAACCCCTGCGCCACGCATTGGCCTTTATCTAATAGCAACAAACGGTCACATACCGCACTAGCCAAATTCAGATCATGAATCGAGGTAATAACGCTAATACCTAATTGCCTCACTAACTCTAATATTTGAATTTGATAACGAATATCCAAATGATTTGTCGGCTCATCAAGGATCAATAGTTGCGGCTGTTGCACAATGGCGCGCGCAATTAACGCCCGCTGTTTTTCGCCACCCGATAACTGTTCATATTGTTGTTTGGCTTTTAGTTGCAACCCCACCTTTTCAAGTGCATCGACAATATGACGTTTGTCTGCTTGGGAGTCTGATTCGAACAAGCCTTTATGGGGCGTTAATCCCATAGCAACTATTTGCTCAGTAGTCATTTCAAAATAGTGCGGTGTTTCTTGCTGGACCACTGCCACTTTGGTAGCGAGCTGCTTTTGAGTAAAGTCGCTAATATTTTGCCCAAACAACTTAACTTGGCCTTGTTCTGGGGTTATATAACGATAGAAACAACGCAGTAAGCTAGATTTACCTGCGCCATTAGGCCCAATAAGCCCTAGCATTTCACCTTGTTGTAAGGCAAAGTTCACCCGTGAGAGGATTTGATTATCATCAACAGACCAGCTGAGATGTTCAACGCTTAACGCTGAAGAAAGTTTTGAACTCATAGATTAATCGCCTTAGCCA
This window of the Shewanella goraebulensis genome carries:
- the cobO gene encoding cob(I)yrinic acid a,c-diamide adenosyltransferase → MTQSDSNANNGANNDTENSAHENETTQIDANEATTSDTKAERHKARQQKLKEGVDAKIAAAQEEKGILLVLTGNGKGKSTSGFGAVTRCVGHGQKAAVVQFIKGGWECGERNLLEKVGVDFYVMGTGFTWETQDREKDVAAAESAWQDAEKLLKDDSLNLVLLDELTYMVTYKYIALERVIEALKNRPPMQHVIITGRACHREIVELADTVSEVQPIKHAFNDGVKAQLGFDY
- a CDS encoding cobyric acid synthase; translated protein: MVQGTTSDAGKSTLVAGLCRLFARKAIKVAPFKPQNMALNSAVTSDGGEIGRAQALQAVGCKLEPHTDFNPVLLKPSSDTGSQVIIHGKALTTLEAQAFFGPESQNYKSVAMNAVLQSFERLTAQYEMVIIEGAGSPAEINLREGDIANMGFAEAVGCPVIIIADIDKGGVFAHLVGTLALLSVSEQNRVKGFVINRFRGDISLLQPGIDWLENYTNKPVLGVLPYLHDLHLDAEDALVDSPQTVAQTKTEKLKVLVLVFPRISNHTDFDPLRLNPNVEFNYVSMQTQAANAAFPQADVIILPGSKNVRADLAFMREQGWDIELSRHLRYGGKVIGICGGYQMLGNAIHDPNGVEDNAGSSKGLGLIDTETLLTDDKRLQQVQGVISLNNQQAQVAGYEIHCGETQFNRPETRLPQPLTLRHHVLNSAETMIKSDQATSEFAEGFITADNQILGTYVHGLFDSPQACQLILNWAGIQYVDAIDINQLREQQLERLADVLEAHLDMDKLTGSLA
- the cobU gene encoding bifunctional adenosylcobinamide kinase/adenosylcobinamide-phosphate guanylyltransferase; amino-acid sequence: MIHLVLGGARSGKSRYGESLVENYAAEQIAKHLKQSVEHYGENNVENSAEQHVEKDSKPSIRCVYIATATALDEEMSQRIAKHKQDRVDANISWELIETPLALASTLIEQNADDTVILVDCLTLYLTNHLIASEETHRNGVDDLWQQQKQALLSCLPNLKGQIIFISNEVGSGIVPLGELTRRFADEAGWLNQAIAKQADKVTLVIAGLPLALK
- a CDS encoding adenosylcobinamide-GDP ribazoletransferase yields the protein MSHDPQTGAFLNLGWLRKQLNLLLIAVSFFTRIPIPAWVEFDSDKLNKASRYFGVVGVIVGAASALVFWLTQFIFPNSVAVILAIITGVLITGGFHEDGLADTADGFGGGWKVADKLKIMKDSRIGTYGTLAVGLTLLLKWQLLVEIALYSPLKAAIALIVAHPLSRVVAASMIFSEQYVTEDDGSKSKPLAQHQHINDLLILCLSGFAVLACLNGLVAFVLLLALVALRQLLIWGFNRQIGGYTGDTLGAAQQISELMCYCIFLTIGLN
- the cobT gene encoding nicotinate-nucleotide--dimethylbenzimidazole phosphoribosyltransferase, which translates into the protein MFWSIKMFAVDPINHHIDEQIQHKINQKTKPLGALGLLETLATQIAKVQFAKQFNGRHKLFIKQPAMLVFAGDHGIAAHGVSIAPSEVTKQMVANFASGGAAINVFCRQMGLNLEVIDCGMLTPSDHPSVTNHRLGSGTQAIHQKPAMSLLSVKDGFSYANEVVQRHYDSGCNLIALGEMGIGNTSSAAAVMAALLKLNVKDCVGRGTGINDEAFALKTELLTVAMNLHRSKLNDPVNILACLGGFEIVQMTGAILAAAEKRMLVVIDGFIATAAALAAVALHPDARGYLIFAHQSDEQGHVKMLEALDAKPVLSLGLRLGEGTGAALALPIIEASVNFYNEMASFENAGVSNVV
- a CDS encoding FecCD family ABC transporter permease is translated as MTLAASSIKYKALIVTTALLTLITPIAAASFGAANISFEQVFSLFTSSILGVDPINSDGTSAITQRIVFELRLPRIMLAFIAGAGLALAGSVLQTVTRNPLADPYLFGISSGASFGAVLVLSFFGSQGLVHQWLSESGSHLANALLRSGWFSHDAWWSWSSLSLPIGAFIGACFSVLLVLSLSGFGRASQVERMLLSGVATSFMFGALTSLVLYFSSPQAAASVLFWSLGSFAKASWQGLVIPAVVVSSSILIILAFKRQVIAIQAGDETAHSLGVNVSKLRLYMLILCSLITAVLVASCGGIGFVGLMIPHTVRLLFPGQQPILTTALVGGLFMVWIDVFARCLLANQELPVGIITAAIGSVFFLFVLRHRR
- a CDS encoding ABC transporter ATP-binding protein, coding for MSSKLSSALSVEHLSWSVDDNQILSRVNFALQQGEMLGLIGPNGAGKSSLLRCFYRYITPEQGQVKLFGQNISDFTQKQLATKVAVVQQETPHYFEMTTEQIVAMGLTPHKGLFESDSQADKRHIVDALEKVGLQLKAKQQYEQLSGGEKQRALIARAIVQQPQLLILDEPTNHLDIRYQIQILELVRQLGISVITSIHDLNLASAVCDRLLLLDKGQCVAQGLPDEVLTEAIIGDVFGVCCQVSKHPQHGKPLITYFYGYQSEHSHDMENGS